In the genome of Sphaeramia orbicularis chromosome 13, fSphaOr1.1, whole genome shotgun sequence, one region contains:
- the npat gene encoding LOW QUALITY PROTEIN: protein NPAT (The sequence of the model RefSeq protein was modified relative to this genomic sequence to represent the inferred CDS: inserted 1 base in 1 codon) translates to MLLPSDVARLVLGYLQEEGLSATSQSFIHESSNLKEYAEHTTVDGTIPACVFSIFGKGLTTILNEYVAAKTKESCHEVPAMMTSLWKKLDFTLNQIKSLQNSPAISASQRTRSRVGLANMARQRVLAVAPAGGVVCSTVSETVSIFTPTHTSSHCMISHSTPVTYTRPAPGSGLNLQSHEGSRLLSTPRDSSVQIVSSEHRLNPGPVSPGRRKWKRTGAGSSGTSRSAATVNSLTTEPQAEEVVDENFPQLVIQNARDKILGDRSLQEKLAENINKILANEPTPQTPKASSNMEVPDQSIDEILGLQGEIHMSDDAIHDILEQTESDPAFQALFDLFDYNKPREDGEPGDGDISSSPEESDAAGPSFITRPLQSDDPGTLQRDGNASDSTLGKMKTGQERKTRKSTGPALLKKVIIGPSSRASRIENSSAKLLVMSSSHEQQRGVSSADGKEKXSLLNNSVGVSPMDIDEPLNTPPPPSDTMDTQEAPEQASNNTPSTHVLSESASFSSSRASVASASSEAPVSSNANRKQESKRAQGSNEQPVTSPASAVSNQCSLSSPAQLKLSDIPTLTAPLPHMSVSSSGGNTHQVPTRLEIPDSATSTSLAMATVRAASVLPSTTTTAAPGSSTHASTSATPTATAASATTASPAPSSSCAPAAAGPDAPTTSMNTTSKAAADSSNIVSLKIIISDNQEEDSVSDTALSQAISSISGDKIPTIYLSSPAKTTAVPGTPKASLDEVAQAVSGLQSSEAQANLLSGGKTGAVMSSPLTGISQAQQSYIIQVPLDTTNPSTASYFLVTEHPTSDAQGRQKLVPAAVSTGQPLSPSHFGVNTPRSQGFSPGPALILPSPVKPVVLPVSVMGQNPLGNVQMVSNQLVAIPNPIAVQQPETAKPKQSTTAGAEQTVGGRVVQSLLAENTGQQNVAVGPIPSHRRILCFDSSGEVQQQTTKRVNATASAPCVATPRSVPQTVKDHSQSVPRAKPAILGSNKPKRRIETVRCSDVGQFGKGLMKEPEKTTPPQQSQKDAIKKSSRKQDHTLHIKDPHSASSRQLDSPQSPKKSESGRRSKSTERKHNHGVDDDGAKAHKSQTSGSVSSDSLLKSGGRKDKEESSRKEPSKTREGRNEKKTASQEIPNVTANKENEMKGSMQEQQSPPSTSGPSTVSQPTSNIQSKTTKPPSKTSSLAKQAAEMLQDIQGLNSPSTPRGGVGSADHLPRTPGTGRIQEESADSPRTPSRQKKDKDAEGTPKRLVPPNTSDVPTCSPASEAGSENSINMAAHTLMILSRAAIARTGTPLKDSLRQEGVAEQAPSTSKMSKKRKQSSPTSSPPAKKESKRSPSTKKDRERKKLVDCFPHDLDVDKFLSSLHYDE, encoded by the exons ATGTTGCTACCGTCGGACGTTGCAAGGCTtgttttgg GGTACCTTCAAGAAGAAGGACTGTCCGCCACAAGCCAATCATTTATTCATGAGAGTTCGAACCTGAAGGAGTATGCAGAGCACACCACAGTAGATGGGACTATTCCTGCGTGTGTATTT TCCATTTTCGGAAAGGGTCTAACAACCATCTTGAATGAATATGTGGCTGCTAAAACAAAAG AGTCTTGTCATGAAGTACCCGCCATGATGACCTCATTGTGGAAAAAGTTAGATTTTACACTCAACCAAATCAA GTCTTTGCAAAATTCTCCAGCTATATCAGCATCTCAAAGAA CACGTTCACGTGTTGGACTAGCAAACATGGCGAGGCAGCGGGTCTTGGCTGTGGCTCCAGCCGGTGGCGTCGTCTGCTCCACAGTTTCTGAGACAGTCTCCATTTTCACCCCTACACACACTTCCTCTCACTGCATGATCAGTCACTCTACCCCTGTGACCTACACCAGACCAGCTCCAGGCAGCGGCCTTAACCTGCAGAGCCACGAGGGTAGCCGATTACTAAGTACACCAA GAGATTCTTCTGTACAGATAGTTTCTTCAGAACATCGGCTAAATCCAGGCCCAGTGTCTCCTGGACGCCGAAAATG GAAGAGGACTGGAGCTGGATCAAGTGGCACTAGCAGATCTGCAGCGACTGTTAACAGTCTCACCACAGAACCACAGGCTGAAGAGGTTGTCGATGAGAATTTCCCA CAACTTGTGATTCAAAATGCACGTGACAAGATACTGGGGGACAGATCATTACAGGAAAAGCTTgctgaaaacatcaacaaaatccTTGCCAA TGAGCCAACACCTCAAACGCCAAAGGCCTCTTCAAACATGGAGGTGCCAGACCAGTCCATAGATGAAATCCTGGGATTACAG GGAGAAATCCATATGAGTGATGATGCCATTCATGACATTTTGGAGCAAACGGAGTCAGACCCAGCTTTTCAAGCTCTCTTTGACCTCTTTGATTACA ATAAACCCAGAGAAGATGGAGAACCTGGTGATGGAGATATCAGCAGTAGCCCAGAAGAGAGTGATGCTGCTGGACCTTCATTTATTACTAGACCCCTTCAAAGTGATGATCCAG GTACACTACAAAGAGATGGAAATGCTTCTGATTCAACATTAGGCAAGATGAAAACTGGACAAGAGCGCAAGACCAGAAAGTCCACTGGTCCTGCCTTATTAAAGAAAGTAATTATTGGCCCCAGCAGCAGAGCATCCAGAATTGAGAACAGTTCAGCCAAACTATTAGTGATGAGCAGCAGTCATGAGCAGCAACGAGGGGTCTCATCTGCTGACGGTAAAGAAA GCTCACTCCTCAATAATAGTGTTGGTGTGTCACCAATGGATATTGATGAACCACTAAATACACCCCCCCCTCCATCAGACACCATGGACACTCAGGAGGCACCGGAGCAAGCCTCAAACAATACCCCCAGCACACATGTCCTCAGTGAGTCAGCCTCATTTTCCTCATCTAGAGCCAGTGTTGCATCGGCCTCATCAGAAGCACCAGTGAGTTCAAATGCGAACAGAAAACAGGAGAGTAAACGGGCACAAGGATCTAATGAGCAACCTGTGACATCCCCTGCTTCAGCTGTGAGTAATCAGTGTAGTTTATCTTCTCCTGCACAACTTAAACTGAGCGACATTCCAACACTGACTGCTCCCCTACCACATATGTCAGTTTCAAGCAGTGGAGGAAATACACATCAAGTGCCTACTCGCTTAGAAATACCTGATTCTGCTACTTCAACATCACTTGCTATGGCCACAGTTCGAGCTGCATCTGTCTTGCCATCAACAACCACCACTGCAGCACCTGGCTCATCAACACATGCTTCTACCTCTGCAACTCCCACAGCTACAGCTGCCTCAGCCACAACTGCCTCACCTGCCCCCTCGTCCTCCTGCGCACCAGCCGCAGCAGGACCTGATGCACCAACGACGAGTATGAATACTACAAGCAAGGCTGCGGCTGATTCCAGTAATATAGTTTCATTGAAAATTATCATCAGTGACAACCAGGAAGAGGATTCTGTTAGTGATACAGCCTTGAGTCAGGCAATTTCCAGCATCTCTGGGGACAAAATACCCACCATCTATCTGTCCTCCCCAGCCAAGACCACTGCAGTCCCTGGTACACCAAAGGCCAGTTTGGATGAGGTAGCACAGGCAGTCAGTGGCTTACAGAGCTCCGAGGCACAGGCTAATCTTCTCAGTGGAGGTAAAACCGGGGCAGTCATGTCATCTCCGTTAACAGGAATATCACAGGCCCAGCAGAGCTACATAATTCAGGTACCATTGGACACCACCAACCCTTCCACTGCAAGCTATTTCCTAGTGACTGAACACCCAACATCAGATGCTCAAGGCAGACAGAAGTTAGTGCCTGCTGCTGTGTCAACAGGTCAGCCGCTTTCCCCCAGCCACTTTGGTGTGAACACACCTCGCTCCCAAGGCTTCTCCCCTG GGCCAGCACTCATCTTACCATCACCTGTGAAACCTGTGGTGCTGCCTGTATCTGTTATGGGGCAGAATCCTTTGGGGAACGTGCAGATGGTGTCAAatcag CTTGTTGCTATACCAAACCCAATTGCAGTGCAACAGCCAGAAACTGCCAAGCCTAAACAGTCTACAACAGCTG GTGCTGAACAAACTGTGGGAGGTCGAGTGGTTCAATCATTATTGGCTGAAAACACCGGTCAGCAGAATGTAGCCGTGGGTCCAATCCCCAGTCACAGGAGAATTCTTTGTTTCGATTCATCTGGTGAAGTCCAACAACAAACTACGAAAAGAGTAAACGCTACAGCATCAGCTCCATGTGTAGCTACACCCCGATCTGTCCCACAGACTGTGAAAGATCATTCACAGTCAGTCCCTCGAGCAAAGCCTGCTATCCTGGGTAGTAACAAGCCTAAAAGGAGGATAGAGACTGTCCGTTGTTCAGATGTTGGCCAGTTTGGCAAAGGACTGATGAAGGAGCCTGAGAAGACTACACCTCCACAACAGAGCCAGAAAGATGCCATTAAAAAGAGCTCACGCAAACAAGATCATACCCTCCATATCAAAGACCCTCACAGTGCAAGTTCCAGACAGTTGGACAGCCCACAGTCTCCAAAAAAGTCAGAATCAGGAAGGAGATCCAAATCTACTGAGAGGAAACATAATCATGGTGTGGATGATGATGGAGCAAAGGCTCACAAATCACAGACTTCTGGGTCGGTGTCCTCAGATTCTCTACTGAAATCAGGAGGCAGGAAGGACAAAGAGGAGAGCAGCAGAAAAGAACCTTCCAAAACCCGAGAGGGCCGCAATGAGAAGAAAACTGCATCTCAGGAGATTCCAAATGTGACTGCTAAcaaggaaaatgaaatgaaaggtaGCATGCAAGAGCAACAGTCACCCCCTTCAACCTCAGGACCATCAACAGTCTCCCAGCCTACATCTAACATTCAGTCCAAGACTACAAAACCCCCTTCAAAGACCAGTTCTCTGGCCAAACAGGCAGCTGAGATGCTGCAGGACATCCAGGGACTGAACTCTCCTTCAACCCCCAGAGGAGGTGTTGGCAGTGCAGACCATCTTCCCCGGACTCCTGGAACTGGACGCATTCAGGAGGAGTCTGCTGACTCTCCCAGGACTCCTTCCCGACAGAAGAAAGACAAAGATGCAGAGGGGACCCCCAAGCGTCTAGTGCCACCCAATACCTCAGATGTCCCCACTTGCAGCCCTGCGAGTGAGGCCGGTAGTGAAAACAGTATTAACATGGCTGCTCACACACTCATGATTCTTTCCCGTGCTGCCATCGCAAGAACGGGTACTCCCCTGAAGGACAGTCTACGTCAGGAGGGGGTTGCAGAACAGGCTCCCTCAACTTCAAAAATGTCTAAGAAGCGCAAACAGTCTTCACCTACATCCAGCCCCCCTGCAAAGAAAGAGTCAAAACGATCTCCTAGCACAAAGAAAGATCGA GAAAGGAAGAAACTTGTAGACTGTTTCCCCCATGACCTGGATGTGGACAAGTTCCTGTCTTCACTTCATTATGATGAATGA